A window of the Burkholderia sp. 9120 genome harbors these coding sequences:
- a CDS encoding YhdP family protein, producing MSERNESADPHETGQVRPVSGSDHIVLRRTFHVVLAVALVLYFIAAGLFLGLRYVLLPRVDAFRPRIEATVSDKLHTQFTIGKLAPHWSGFQPGLDVTDLVIRDQEGKPALTIPHATATLSWKSLWQFHPALSSLIVDQPDVLVSRSSDGVMSVAGVPIPTRHSGNDTLSTWLLRQQAIVVRGGVLRWRDATHTAPELALRDIRIAILNDGYEHRMALQAPADGQVLHGPLDFRTHFRHTPLSAIGKPINWTGQVYMSTGPVDLPALARYINLPIEMFAGRIDNAIWADFADGRMTQARGQLSGTDVAMRVRPTQPKLLVPVAHFSWQVEVEPGDYKLQLNHLHAELGQPPLDDGTPLTRTLALTTLNGRFRQASQQHGQLVSVSGDRVDLGILAEFSRALPLPRRLLNNLVRFNPRGMVANYVIEVERGKPESGEAGSDHQSSGAEPIERYRFKGDLQGISVAAQEPPPGLTPLNHPRAGIPGIENLWGSVDADENHGTALLDTSNVAITLPGVFDDPRLKLDRLHGRADWTITPKAPGENHPGFAVKLADFAVSNADTAATATASYSNPGHGRGSLDLKANFERAQVTRIVRYLPTSISEKLRIYLGHGLQAGMSRGATIEIHGDLTKFPYSRDPSAGIFQIVAPFKGGKFDPSPFPPRKMRNGTPNVWPALDGIDGVFALKQNVLRFDIDRAHYQRVALTRVSGKIDDLGTKASSLVIDGDARGPLADMLDYVNQSSLGIMARHQTDKLHAEGPASLALKLTVPRTPMPHIAVEGAVGFQNNRLSVDNVPPLSQLKGKVRFTEHTAQVDRLSGQFLGGDVHANGGLKQNGTYALDLNGHIAVDAARGLNLHGPAAQVLTRMSGSAPYALNLRGAKGHLPEVTANSDLSGLALDFPAPFGKLVGTPMPLHFAVNPSAAPGEAGLERADLTFGPVAATYLLKYEPKSPPSVVRGAIGVNKPADLPADGVIAAVDLDTFDADAWRTLITQLRSKEAPAAAPAVAAATPAPAPPNPTVTQFLPSRFALHIGTLTLLKRHWDSVIVGASHADGKWQANIASNQVSGHVSWLPGANKESPGTLQARFARVVIPSAADKDLLGQAMSAPAQNMPSIDLVVNELIVRDRNIGRLEVDAHNFTEDGVPVWQLDKLDITNPAATLTATANWRTSTGLGNAADETTPRRTVFDFKLDIKDAGALLERFGQPRTLKAGAGSLSGKVVWRGGPTVIDYPTLNGNLAVDLRHGQILKVDPGVAKLLGVLSLQSLARVATLNFRDVIGEGLPFEHVTGTAQIHDGIGRTENFEMVTAPARAEMKGTLDLAQETQDLHVQIVPTVSAGAAVVAAAVINPLLGVGALVADLAFSKSVSHAFAREYAITGSWSKPHVERVKGDRGKMDAPASTVEAH from the coding sequence ATGTCCGAGCGAAACGAATCCGCCGACCCGCACGAAACCGGGCAGGTCCGGCCAGTGAGCGGAAGCGACCACATCGTGCTGCGTCGGACCTTTCACGTGGTCCTCGCGGTTGCGCTCGTCCTCTACTTCATCGCGGCCGGCCTGTTTCTCGGCTTGCGTTACGTGCTGCTGCCGCGCGTCGACGCATTCCGTCCGCGTATCGAAGCCACCGTGTCGGACAAACTGCATACGCAGTTCACCATCGGCAAGCTGGCGCCCCATTGGAGCGGCTTTCAACCGGGTCTCGACGTCACCGATCTGGTGATTCGCGATCAGGAAGGCAAACCCGCGCTGACCATTCCGCACGCCACCGCCACGCTGTCGTGGAAGTCGCTGTGGCAATTCCATCCGGCGTTGTCCAGTTTGATCGTCGATCAGCCCGACGTGCTGGTATCGCGCAGCAGCGACGGCGTGATGTCGGTGGCGGGCGTGCCGATCCCCACGCGGCACAGCGGCAACGACACGCTCTCCACCTGGCTGCTGCGCCAGCAGGCGATCGTGGTGCGCGGCGGCGTGCTGCGCTGGCGCGACGCCACGCACACCGCGCCGGAGCTCGCGCTGCGCGACATCCGCATTGCGATTCTCAACGACGGCTACGAACACCGCATGGCGCTGCAGGCGCCCGCCGACGGCCAGGTGCTGCACGGTCCGCTCGATTTCCGCACGCATTTCCGGCACACGCCGCTCTCCGCGATCGGCAAGCCGATCAACTGGACCGGCCAGGTGTACATGTCGACCGGGCCGGTGGATCTGCCGGCGCTGGCGCGCTACATCAATCTGCCGATCGAGATGTTCGCCGGACGTATCGACAACGCCATCTGGGCCGACTTCGCCGACGGCCGCATGACCCAGGCGCGCGGTCAGCTCTCCGGCACGGACGTTGCCATGCGCGTGCGTCCCACCCAGCCGAAGCTGCTGGTGCCGGTCGCCCATTTCTCGTGGCAGGTCGAAGTCGAACCGGGCGACTACAAGCTGCAACTGAATCACCTGCACGCCGAACTCGGCCAGCCGCCGCTCGACGACGGCACGCCGCTCACCCGCACGCTCGCGCTCACCACGTTGAACGGCCGCTTCCGGCAGGCTTCGCAGCAGCACGGACAACTCGTCAGCGTGAGCGGCGACCGCGTCGATCTGGGCATCCTCGCGGAATTCAGCCGCGCGCTGCCGCTGCCGCGCCGTCTGCTGAACAACCTCGTGCGCTTCAATCCGCGCGGAATGGTAGCGAACTACGTGATCGAAGTGGAGCGCGGCAAACCCGAGTCGGGTGAAGCGGGCAGCGACCATCAGTCGAGCGGCGCCGAGCCGATCGAACGTTATCGTTTCAAGGGCGACTTGCAAGGCATCAGTGTGGCTGCGCAGGAACCGCCGCCGGGGCTTACGCCGCTGAATCACCCGCGCGCCGGCATTCCCGGTATCGAAAATCTGTGGGGCAGCGTCGACGCCGACGAAAACCATGGCACCGCGCTGCTCGACACGTCCAATGTGGCGATCACGCTGCCCGGCGTGTTCGACGACCCGCGTCTGAAGCTCGACCGTCTGCATGGCCGCGCCGACTGGACCATTACACCGAAGGCGCCCGGCGAAAATCATCCGGGCTTTGCCGTCAAGCTGGCCGACTTCGCCGTCTCGAACGCCGATACGGCGGCCACCGCGACCGCCAGTTACAGCAACCCGGGCCACGGGCGCGGCTCGCTCGATCTGAAGGCCAACTTCGAACGCGCGCAGGTGACGCGCATCGTCCGTTACCTGCCGACCAGCATCAGCGAGAAGCTGCGCATCTATCTCGGTCACGGTCTGCAGGCGGGCATGTCGCGCGGCGCGACGATCGAAATTCATGGCGATCTGACCAAGTTCCCGTACTCGCGCGACCCGAGCGCGGGCATCTTTCAGATCGTCGCGCCGTTCAAGGGCGGCAAGTTCGACCCGTCGCCGTTCCCGCCGCGCAAAATGCGTAACGGCACGCCGAACGTGTGGCCGGCGCTGGACGGCATCGACGGTGTGTTCGCGCTGAAGCAGAACGTGTTGCGCTTCGACATCGACCGCGCGCATTACCAGCGGGTGGCGCTGACGCGCGTCAGCGGCAAGATCGACGATCTCGGCACCAAGGCGTCGAGCCTCGTGATCGACGGCGACGCGCGCGGGCCGCTCGCCGACATGCTCGACTACGTGAACCAGAGCTCGCTCGGCATCATGGCCAGGCACCAGACCGACAAGCTGCACGCGGAAGGACCCGCGTCGCTCGCGCTCAAGCTGACGGTGCCGCGCACGCCGATGCCGCACATCGCCGTGGAAGGCGCGGTCGGTTTCCAGAACAACCGTCTGAGCGTGGACAACGTGCCGCCCCTGTCGCAACTGAAGGGCAAGGTGCGCTTCACCGAACACACGGCGCAGGTCGACCGGCTGTCCGGCCAGTTCCTCGGCGGCGATGTGCATGCGAACGGCGGCCTGAAGCAGAACGGCACGTATGCGCTCGACCTGAACGGACATATCGCCGTCGATGCCGCGCGCGGCCTCAATCTGCACGGTCCCGCCGCGCAGGTGCTGACACGCATGAGCGGCAGCGCGCCCTACGCGCTGAATCTGCGCGGCGCCAAAGGGCATCTGCCGGAAGTGACGGCGAACTCCGATCTGAGCGGGCTCGCGCTCGACTTTCCGGCGCCGTTCGGCAAACTGGTCGGCACGCCGATGCCGCTGCATTTCGCGGTCAATCCGTCCGCCGCGCCGGGCGAAGCCGGTCTGGAACGCGCCGATCTCACCTTCGGACCGGTCGCCGCCACCTATCTGCTGAAATACGAACCCAAGTCGCCGCCGAGCGTGGTGCGCGGCGCGATCGGCGTCAACAAGCCGGCCGATCTGCCGGCCGACGGTGTGATCGCCGCCGTCGACCTCGATACTTTCGACGCCGACGCATGGCGCACGCTCATCACGCAATTGCGCAGCAAGGAAGCGCCCGCCGCCGCACCCGCCGTTGCGGCTGCCACGCCCGCGCCCGCGCCGCCGAACCCGACCGTCACGCAATTCCTGCCGAGCCGCTTCGCGCTGCACATCGGCACGCTGACGCTGCTCAAGCGTCACTGGGACAGCGTGATCGTCGGCGCCTCGCATGCCGACGGTAAATGGCAGGCGAACATCGCGTCGAACCAGGTGTCCGGCCACGTGTCGTGGCTGCCGGGCGCCAACAAGGAATCGCCGGGCACGCTGCAGGCGCGCTTCGCCCGCGTGGTGATTCCGTCGGCCGCCGACAAGGACCTGCTCGGCCAGGCGATGTCGGCCCCGGCGCAGAACATGCCGTCGATCGATCTGGTGGTGAACGAGCTGATCGTGCGTGACCGCAACATTGGCCGCCTCGAAGTCGACGCTCACAATTTCACCGAAGACGGCGTGCCGGTCTGGCAACTCGACAAGCTCGACATCACTAACCCCGCGGCCACGCTGACCGCCACCGCGAACTGGCGCACCTCGACCGGCCTCGGCAATGCCGCCGACGAAACGACGCCGCGCCGCACCGTGTTCGATTTCAAGCTCGACATTAAAGATGCCGGCGCGCTGCTCGAACGCTTCGGCCAGCCGCGTACGCTCAAAGCCGGCGCCGGCTCGCTGTCGGGCAAGGTGGTGTGGCGCGGCGGACCGACCGTGATCGACTATCCGACGCTCAACGGCAACCTCGCCGTCGACCTGCGCCACGGCCAGATTCTCAAGGTCGATCCAGGCGTCGCCAAGCTGCTCGGCGTGCTCAGTCTGCAAAGCCTCGCGCGCGTCGCTACGCTGAACTTCCGCGACGTGATCGGTGAAGGGCTGCCGTTCGAACATGTGACCGGCACCGCGCAGATCCACGACGGAATCGGCCGCACCGAGAACTTCGAAATGGTCACCGCACCGGCCCGCGCCGAGATGAAAGGCACGCTCGATCTCGCGCAGGAAACCCAGGATCTGCACGTGCAGATCGTGCCGACGGTCAGCGCCGGCGCCGCGGTGGTCGCCGCGGCGGTGATCAATCCGCTGCTCGGCGTGGGCGCGCTGGTGGCCGATCTGGCGTTCAGCAAATCCGTCTCCCACGCGTTCGCACGCGAATATGCGATCACCGGTTCGTGGTCGAAACCGCACGTTGAGCGGGTCAAGGGCGATCGCGGTAAGATGGACGCTCCGGCTTCGACCGTGGAAGCGCACTGA